CCCGACCCAGAACTGGCCAACGGCCTCCACACAATCCGGTGCGACATCGCCGGCGAACACCTCTGCCCAGGTCCACTCTTCCCAAGCCACAATGCCCGGCTCTCACAACGGCACACGACAAGGGAATGTCGGTCTTCCGCATGACCACCAATGGCTTCCCCATCGCGACACCCACAAGAGCGCACCTTGCCGCGAGTGCCACCTTTGACGCTTCGCACCACTCCGATTCCCATGTCGGCCACCCGGCCCCCGCCCGATGACCTGCCGCCTGCCAGACCTCGAACCGGAAACGCCGCGTCCCGGTCGAGAACGTCGTGATCGCCCCTCTGCACGGCTTCCACCGGGCGTGGTCTCGGACGAGGACACCGACCGCGGGGCTCGTGGGATCCATGAACAAAAGTGAGCATTCTCCCGGCTCGGCCATCACAACGATGTCTAGGCTGCAAAGGCGAGCTACCTGGGAGGGGCAATCGTGAAACGCACCTCGATCATTCTGTTCTTGACATTCCTTCTCGTCATCTCTGGGACTGCCGTGGCGGCGGGAATGCCACCCGCCCATCGGGGACCGGACAGCGGCACGGTGACGATCGTCCGAGACGACTACGGCGTCCCACACGTCTACGGGTCCACGATCGAATCGCTCTTCTACGGCGTCGGCTACGCGCAGGCGCAAGACCGCCTCTGGCAAGCGGACATCCTCCGGCGTCTCGGGACCGGGACCCTGGCCGAGTTCTTCGGCCCCGCATCGGTAGCCGGCGACATCCAATCCCGGAAACTGTTCGGTCCGCCCGAACGACGTGCGGCGCTCTACGCCGGAGCATCACGCGACTCTCGAACGATGTTGCAGGCGTTCGCCGATGGGATGAATGCCTGGATCGATGAGGCGACCGCCAACGGTCGGCTCCCGGTCGAATACGGCGCCTTGGGGCTGACTCCGCGCCCGTGGACCGTCGATGACTCGATCGCCACGTTCATGCTCCTTGCAAGCCAGTTCGGCTGGTTCGGTGGCCAAGAGCTGGACAACGCCCAGATGCTCAACGATCTCGTGGCCGACAACGGTCTGTCGGAAGGCGCAGCGATGTTCGCCGATACACACTGGTCGCACGACCCGGACGCTCCCACGACCGCGCCCGCCACAGGAGCGATCGGCACGGTCCGGCACGGTGCAGGCCCTCACGCCATGATGCCACGCGGAATCGGCGGAGCCGCCGCCGAGTTCGAAGCCGGTCGACAGGCTTTGAAGAACAACCTCGACATGGCAGGGATACATCCGGGTCCGGCTTCCAACGCCATCGTTCTGGCACCCAAACTGACCACGGACGGCCACCCGCTCCTGTTCGGTGGGCCCCAGATGGGCTACTCGGTCCCGCAGATCAACCACGAGATCGGCATCCACGGTGCAGGGTTCGATGTGACCGGGATGGAGATCGCCGGCTGGCCGGGCACACCCATCGGAGTGGGCCGCGACTACGCCTGGACCCTCACGTCGGGATTCACCGACAACACCGACATCTACATGGAGACGGTGAATGGCGCCGGTCAATACCTGTTCGAAGGTGATTGGCTGAATTACGACTGCCGCACGGAAACGATCGGCGTGCGTTCCGCGCCACCAGTCGATACCGAGATATGCGAGTCGATCCACGGCCCGGTGATGGGAACCGCTCCCGGTCTGGCGTTCACGCTCAAGACTCCGACCCGTGGAGAGGAGATGAACAGTCTCACGGCGTGGACCGACCTGGGAAGGGCCCGTTCGATCGGCGACTTCGAGGAGTCGCTCACGAAGATCGCCTACAACTTCAACGTCCTCTACGCCGATGCCCGCGGCAACATCGCCTACTGGCACATCGGATCCATCCCGATCCGGGCAGACGGTGACGATCCTTGGCTGCCCCACGACGGTACCGGCGGCGCC
This portion of the Actinomycetota bacterium genome encodes:
- a CDS encoding penicillin acylase family protein, giving the protein MKRTSIILFLTFLLVISGTAVAAGMPPAHRGPDSGTVTIVRDDYGVPHVYGSTIESLFYGVGYAQAQDRLWQADILRRLGTGTLAEFFGPASVAGDIQSRKLFGPPERRAALYAGASRDSRTMLQAFADGMNAWIDEATANGRLPVEYGALGLTPRPWTVDDSIATFMLLASQFGWFGGQELDNAQMLNDLVADNGLSEGAAMFADTHWSHDPDAPTTAPATGAIGTVRHGAGPHAMMPRGIGGAAAEFEAGRQALKNNLDMAGIHPGPASNAIVLAPKLTTDGHPLLFGGPQMGYSVPQINHEIGIHGAGFDVTGMEIAGWPGTPIGVGRDYAWTLTSGFTDNTDIYMETVNGAGQYLFEGDWLNYDCRTETIGVRSAPPVDTEICESIHGPVMGTAPGLAFTLKTPTRGEEMNSLTAWTDLGRARSIGDFEESLTKIAYNFNVLYADARGNIAYWHIGSIPIRADGDDPWLPHDGTGGAEWQGYVPWDEMPHALNPERGWMASWNNKPTPGWENTVAGFGTFGPVHRVNTLFNLLEQIEPNSADMATLKSINKTAGWTTDTPSGSAKTVFVSTLLDDLLAHTDTGADARLPGIVAMLDGWDWSQVDANGDGVYDNPSVAVFNTWWKTLVSQIFSDDLGSNLDGNVAGNLMARLLDDDPAVPLLHDYLNGESVTDAVTAALVDTLDELSVAYGSTDTGTWLQPVAKIHWSPLGVGTVPDTIWMNRGTYNQIVHLGRGARMYGVNVIAPGQSGDPSSPHFSDQLALYASWTYKPMILDRQDLRGHTESVTVLRTPGDWRPVRRHGSGGFDAGAGHSRAFGGMN